A region of the Deinococcus psychrotolerans genome:
CTGGCCCCAACGCCACCGCCGAGACGGTTCGCAGCATCTCGCATCAGCTCGGCCTCGATCAGCCGTTCTACGTGCAGTACGGGCGCTTTCTCGGCCACGCTGCCCAGGGCGATCTGGGCCGCTCGTACAAGACCGAGCAGCAGGTGTTGCCCACCATCTTGCAGCGCTTTCCGTACACGCTGGCGCTGGCGCTGGGCGGGCTGGCCTTCGAGGTGCTGATTGGCGCGTCGGTGGGCCTCTTGGCAGCGGGCACCAAACTGCGGGTCGTCGACGGACTGGCGAGCACCTTCGTGCTGCTGACGCTGGCGGTGCCGTCGTTCTGGCTGGGCATCATCTTGCTTTACGTGTTCGGCTTCAAGTATCCGATTTTGCCCCTCGGCGGCGCGGAGGCCGGGCCGATCAGTCTGCTGCTGCCCGCTCTGACACTGGGTCTGTCGGGGGCCGGTTACTACGCCCGGATGGGCCGGGCCAGCTTACTCGAAGTGATGGGCGAGGACTACATCCGCACCGCCCGTGCCAAGGGTGTCTCGCCGAGCCGGGTGATGCTCAAACATGCCTTCAAGAACGCTCTGCGCCCGCTGATCACCATGACGGCCCTCGACCTCGGCGTGCTGCTCGGCGGCGCACTGATTATCGAGCAGGTTTTCGGCTGGCCCGGTATCGGCACACTGGCGTGGCAGGCGGTGCAGAACATCGATCTGCCGATGATCATGGGCACGGTGCTGTTTTCGGCGCTGTGCATCGTCGTGGCCAACATCATCGTGGACGTGGTGTACAGCTGGGTCGACCCGCGCATCACCGTCTAACCACCCTTCCGACTTCTCCCCCCAGATAAGGAGTTCCATGACCAAGCCCGCTGTTCTGTCTGCCCTCGGTTTGACCCTCGCCCTCTCGCTGAGTTCCGCGCTCGCGGCCAGCACCGTCACGGTGAGTTACCCGTCCGATTTCCAGAGCCTCGACCCGGCCATCGGCTACGACGTTCAGAACTGGCCGGTGGAGCACGCCCTGTTCGTCACGCTGCTGACCTACGACAAGGGCACCAACCTGAAGCCTTGGGCCGCCACCGATTTGGGACAGGTCAGCAAGGTCAACAAGACCTACACCTTTCATCTCAAGAAAGGCATTCAGTTTCAAGACGGCGAGCCGACCGACGCCGCCGCTTTCAAGTACGCCTTCGAGCGGGTGCTCAACCCCAAAACCAAGTCGCCGCAGGGCGGCACTGGCGGCTGGTTCGGCAATCTGGTGGGGGCCGCCGACTTTGTGGCTGGCAAGGCCAAAGACGTCAGCGGCATCAAGGTAATCGACCCCAGCACCATCGAGTTCCAGCTCATCAAACCCGACCGCACCTTCCTCAACGTGCTCGCCACCCCGTTCTCGGCGGCGGTGCCGCGCAAGGCCGTGGAAAAGTGGGGCAGCGATTTTTCGCACCATGTCGTCGCCAACGGCCCGTTCCTGCTTGACTCGTGGGTACCAGGGCAAAAGGTGATGCTGGTCAAGAACCCTGGCTACTTCGATAAAGCAGGGGCCGCTCAGATTGACCGTATCGAGTTCTCGCTGGGCCTGAGCGAACAGGTCGCCCTGCTGCGTGCCCAGCGCGGCCAGGTAGACGTGCTGGGCAACGGCATTCCCTCGGCGCAGTTCGCGTCCATCATCTCCAACCCGCAGTACAAGGCCTACGTCAAGAGCCTGGTGCAGGTCGGCACCGAATACGTGTTCATGAACACCCAAAAGGCTCCTTTCAACAACAAGCTGGTGCGTCAGGCGGTCAGCCTCGCCATCGACAAGGCCCGCATGGTGCAGCTCGTCAACGGGCGCGGCAAGACCACCGGGCAGATTCTGCCGCCCGGTATGCCCGGTTACGACGCCTCCATTCCGGTCGGCACCCAAGACGTTGCCAAATCCAAGGCGCTTCTCAAACAAGCTGGCTACGACGCTTCCCAGACCTTGACACTGATCACCACCGCTGACGAGCCGGGGCCCAAGCTGGCTCAGGCCGTGCAGCAGCAGCTCTCCGCCGTGGGCATGAAAGTCGCCATCAAGGCGCTGCCGGGGGCCGAGTACATCAACACCATCACCACGCCGGGCGCGACCAGCATCGGCATCTCGGCCTGGTTTCAGGATTACCCCGATCCCTCGGATTTCCTCGACGTGCTGTTCGAGGCGGCCTACATCCAGCCTGGCGGCTTCAACCTCTCGGCCTACAAGAACCCGGCAGTAGATCAGCAACTCGAAGCCCTACGGGGACAGCCGCTTAAGCAGGCGCTCCCCGGCTACCAGAAGGTACAAAAACAGATTCTGGCCGATGCTCCCTGGGTGCCGCTCTACAACACCGTCCAGTACAACTTCATCAACCCGCGCCTGACCAATACCGACCTGCATCCCGTCTGGAACTACGTCTATCAGGACTGGAAAATCAAATAACCGACGCTCCTGCCTTCAAGACACCTTCGAGCAGATTCTTGATCTCAAGAGCAAATCGCCCTGAAGCGGGCTGGTTTTGCCGCTACATACATGACGCGGTGCAGATCAGTGCTGACTATTAGCAGCGCGATTGACCTACCCTCACTGTTCGGAGTGCCGGAGGCATTGCCCAAACGCCAAGTGGCTGGGTCTTAAGCTACTGGGCGTTTGGCTACATGGCCGCCCTAACCTGCAATCCACCAAGGAAGACCCTGATGACCCCTACTCGCCTACCCACCACGCACCAACCGCCCCGTCAGAACACCACCCGGCTCGGCCCAGCCCGCACCGTCTGGGAAGCGCAATTTCAGTGGGAAGGGAAGCGCCTCCTCGGGCGGCTTGACGATTTGCCGATCACTGGCGGCCCGCTGATTGTCCACGCCTACATGTCCGAATCCCCGGAAGTCCGTGCTGGGCTAAAAAACACCATTCTTCAAAAATTCCGAGCACGTGGGCAGAGCGCGGCGGTTCATGTCCGGAGCGCCTACAAAACCGGCTACTTCTGGGCGGCCGAGGAGATTCAGCCGCTCTGGAGACGTCACCAAGCTGACCGACTCAGCGTGACTTATCCGGTCATTGCGCCGGCAGCTCAGGGACGCTTCTTACAAGAACTCTACCCACTCGCTGCCCTGCTGGAGCGCGAGGGCGTACAAGCAGAATTTGAAGCTGGCAGCTCGGCAACTCAGTATGAAGCGGTTCTTTACTGGGGGAAAACCGTGCTCTGGCGCGGAACCTGCGCTGTGCCCCTCCACCACCGCACTTCACCCGACGGACGTGAGGTCTTGGGCCCGACCGGCTGGTTGACCGTCAAAAGCGGGGCGGTGACTTTATGCGGTGAGCGCCTGCCCACCGATGGAGAACTGTTCTGGGATTGGTACGGCGAGGTGGTGCTGCCTCATCTGCTGAACTTGGCCGGTGAGCGGCCTGCTTTGCCAGTCTTCAGAAATCTGTCGGTCAACCTACACCTCTCCGAGCCAGACTTTGCACTGGACGTGCTGGATGAGCGGGTCAGCATGACCGAAGCGCTGACCGAGGAGATCTACTTCGGGACGCTGGACGCCCTCAAGCAGCAGGCAGGCACTCCGGTCGGCGACCGCTCACTGATGCCGGGCCGAATCGCGCCTGTGACAATCAGCACGCCCGGTCAAGATGGCTGGGTGCGCGTGACGCTGACGCCTTGGGGCGAGTCTTCATTTCCTCCAGAGTTCACCGCCGAGACTGCGGTCGCCCTGCCCAAACTTGCTGCAATAGACGTTGGCGCTCTCTCCACTGACCGGCCCTGGAAACCGGCGCACACCTGGGCTTACGCACGCCAGCAGGCCGAGCAGTTTGGCCTGGAGTGGGCCATCCCAGCTTACAGCGTGGATGGACGGCCTGTGCCAGCCGTTTTGCGGCGCAGCACAGCAGATCGGCCAGAATTTCTGGCACGCGGGGTGCTACTCACCAGCGGCCAGCACGCCAACGAAACCACTGGCCCTGTTGCCGCTGGGCAACTCATCGGCACGCTGGCGGCCAGCCCACTGCCCTTTGCCGTGCTGCCCTTGGAAAATCCAGACGGTGCCCACCTCCACCGGGCGCTGATCCAGCTTAGCCCTGAGCATATGCACCACGCCGCCCGCTACACCTCGCTGGGTGACGATCTGGAATTCAGGCTCAGAAACGGCGAGCCCCGCTGGGAAGCCCGTGCGCGGGCCTGGGCTGCTGGAGAGGTCGGCGCGTCGCTCCACCTCAATTTGCACGGCTACCCGGCCCACGAGTGGGTGCGGCCTTACAGCGGTTACGCTCCTTTTGGATTCGAGTCTTGGGCGCTGCCCGCCGGTTTTCTGACCATCATCCGGTATCACTCGGGGCATGAGCGCAGCGCCCGCAGATTAGCCGACGCTATCGCTACGCGCCTGACCAACATGGATGACGTGGTAGCACACACCACCCGCGCCTGCCGGACAGGAGCCGCGCACAGCGGCCCACCGCATTATGAATTGATTCGGGGGTTGCCGTTTTTGCTGGCCGAGTATCCTGAGGCGCTTTGCCCTCTCACTGTGATTACAGAAGCGCCCGACGAGACCATCTACGGCCAGCGCTTTGCCATGTTCGTCCGCGCTCACCAAGCAGTGTGTGAGGCGGCGATTGAATACCACCGATTGTGTTGCCTTAGTTGGGCTCCCCCACCAGCCTGAGTAAGGCAACACGGCTGCACATCACGATAAGGAGAATTCGGTCAACGCTGGTGACGCTTGATCTTCCGGATCAGCGGCCACGACGACCACCCGGTTACGTCCTGACTCCTTGGCAGCATAAAGGGCGCGGTCGGCGCGGGCGGTCAAACGCTGCAAATCGTCTCCGGCAAAGCAAGGCGTGATCCCAAAACTGGCCGTCACCACACCAGCCGGCGTAAGCAGTGGTACCGCTACAGAGTGGCGTAACCGCTCTGCCAAGGCGCAGCCATCATCCTGAGAGACCCTAGGCAGAGTGATCAGAAACTCTTCACCGCCCCAGCGCCCCACACAACCCTGCGCCCCCACCTCGCGCCGCAGACGGGAAGCGATTTCAGTGAGTACCTGATCGCCGATGGTGTGACCGAAGATATC
Encoded here:
- a CDS encoding ABC transporter permease → MFTFLMRRVAWSVVVLLFASLLTFFIGYKVPADPARMIAGPNATAETVRSISHQLGLDQPFYVQYGRFLGHAAQGDLGRSYKTEQQVLPTILQRFPYTLALALGGLAFEVLIGASVGLLAAGTKLRVVDGLASTFVLLTLAVPSFWLGIILLYVFGFKYPILPLGGAEAGPISLLLPALTLGLSGAGYYARMGRASLLEVMGEDYIRTARAKGVSPSRVMLKHAFKNALRPLITMTALDLGVLLGGALIIEQVFGWPGIGTLAWQAVQNIDLPMIMGTVLFSALCIVVANIIVDVVYSWVDPRITV
- a CDS encoding ABC transporter substrate-binding protein — translated: MTKPAVLSALGLTLALSLSSALAASTVTVSYPSDFQSLDPAIGYDVQNWPVEHALFVTLLTYDKGTNLKPWAATDLGQVSKVNKTYTFHLKKGIQFQDGEPTDAAAFKYAFERVLNPKTKSPQGGTGGWFGNLVGAADFVAGKAKDVSGIKVIDPSTIEFQLIKPDRTFLNVLATPFSAAVPRKAVEKWGSDFSHHVVANGPFLLDSWVPGQKVMLVKNPGYFDKAGAAQIDRIEFSLGLSEQVALLRAQRGQVDVLGNGIPSAQFASIISNPQYKAYVKSLVQVGTEYVFMNTQKAPFNNKLVRQAVSLAIDKARMVQLVNGRGKTTGQILPPGMPGYDASIPVGTQDVAKSKALLKQAGYDASQTLTLITTADEPGPKLAQAVQQQLSAVGMKVAIKALPGAEYINTITTPGATSIGISAWFQDYPDPSDFLDVLFEAAYIQPGGFNLSAYKNPAVDQQLEALRGQPLKQALPGYQKVQKQILADAPWVPLYNTVQYNFINPRLTNTDLHPVWNYVYQDWKIK
- a CDS encoding zinc carboxypeptidase, with translation MTPTRLPTTHQPPRQNTTRLGPARTVWEAQFQWEGKRLLGRLDDLPITGGPLIVHAYMSESPEVRAGLKNTILQKFRARGQSAAVHVRSAYKTGYFWAAEEIQPLWRRHQADRLSVTYPVIAPAAQGRFLQELYPLAALLEREGVQAEFEAGSSATQYEAVLYWGKTVLWRGTCAVPLHHRTSPDGREVLGPTGWLTVKSGAVTLCGERLPTDGELFWDWYGEVVLPHLLNLAGERPALPVFRNLSVNLHLSEPDFALDVLDERVSMTEALTEEIYFGTLDALKQQAGTPVGDRSLMPGRIAPVTISTPGQDGWVRVTLTPWGESSFPPEFTAETAVALPKLAAIDVGALSTDRPWKPAHTWAYARQQAEQFGLEWAIPAYSVDGRPVPAVLRRSTADRPEFLARGVLLTSGQHANETTGPVAAGQLIGTLAASPLPFAVLPLENPDGAHLHRALIQLSPEHMHHAARYTSLGDDLEFRLRNGEPRWEARARAWAAGEVGASLHLNLHGYPAHEWVRPYSGYAPFGFESWALPAGFLTIIRYHSGHERSARRLADAIATRLTNMDDVVAHTTRACRTGAAHSGPPHYELIRGLPFLLAEYPEALCPLTVITEAPDETIYGQRFAMFVRAHQAVCEAAIEYHRLCCLSWAPPPA